The Desulfococcus multivorans DNA window GCACCGGCCTATGAAAGTCGAAAGTTGAGTTGACTATTTAAGCCGACGATGTCTTGAAGGACGGCCGGCTCATCCCGTTTGAACACCCGACAGTTGGCCCACCGCCTTATCCGGAAGAAGGCTCTGTTCCTGTTTGTAAATGTTCGCGAAACCGGTGGCCGGACTGGCCGAAGCCGGCCTCCCGATATAGGTTGGATCCGTGCCGACAATTTCTTTCAGGCGCGGCGCCATAAACGACCACCCCTCCATGTTTACAGGCCCCTCCTGAACCCAGCACCACTGATCGGCTTTCCGATATTTCCCGACGATCCGCTCCAGTTTCTCCCGGGGGAAAGGATAGAACTGCTCGACCCGGACAATGGCGATGTCATATGCCTTGAGGGTTTCCCGACGCTCCAGGAGCTGGTAATAGATTTTTCCGCTGCAGAAGATCACCCGGCGCGCTTTTTCGACTGCGGCATCGTCGTCGATAACTTCCTGGAACGTTCCCCTGGAAAAATCGTCGATTCTGGAAACCGCTCGGGGATGCCGCAGGAGGCTCTTGGGCGTCATCAGCACCAAGGGCTTTCGCCAGGAGCTTTTGGCCTGTCGTCTCAGAAGATGAAAATACTGGGCCGGCGTTGTCGGATTGCAGACCTGAATGTTGTCGTGGGCGCACAGTTGAAGAAAACGCTCCATGCGTGCAGAGGAGTGTTCGGGGCCAAGCCCCTCCCACCCGTGGGGCAGAAGCATCACCAGACCGGAGCGGCGCTGCCACTTGGTTTCACCACTCACGATATACAGGTCGACGATCCCCTGGGCGTTGTTGACAAAATCACCGAACTGCGCTTCCCACAAGGTGAGGCCCGCCGGTCGAATCATGGAGTAACCGTACTCGAACCCCAGCACCCCGGCCTCGGAGAGCGCGCTGTTGAAAACGCTGAAGACCGCTTTTTTCCGACAAACGCCCGTGAGGGGGACATGGAACTCGCCGGTTTTGACATCCACGAGGATGCTGTGCCGCTGGCTGAAGGTGCCCCGAGCGCTGTCCTGGCCGCTCAGCCGGACATGATGCCCCTCCGACAGCAGCGATGCAAAGGCCAGGGATTCGGCATTGGCCCAGTCGATATCGCGGCCGCTTTCGACGCTTTCCAGACGTTTACCCAAAAGACGTTCGAGCTTCGGGTGGACGGCAAAGCCGGACGGCGGCGTATTGACGGCGGCCGCCAGGGCTTTCAGCGACTTCTGGGAAACCGCGGTGTCAACCGGTGCGAAGCTGTAATCGCCGTGATAGTCCGACCAGTTTTCATAAAACCGCGGCACCGGGAAAATCCGGGGATTGTCCTGAGCAGCCGAAAACCCCTCCTCAAGACAAGTCACAAGTCCGTTCTCGATCTCCGCGAGACCGCTATCGTCAATCTCGCCGTCGTCGACCATTTTCTCCCCATAAATCTTGTATAGCGGCGGCCGTTCCCGGATCCGTTCGTACATGGCAGGCTGGGTGAAGTAGGGCTCATCCCCTTCATTGTGTCCGAACCTACGGTAACAGACCATGTCGACAATAACATCCTTGCCGAATGCCATGCGGTAGTCAAAGGCCAGTTTGATCACATGGATGACGGCCTCGGGATTCTCCCCGTGAACATGGAAGATCGGGACCATCAGCATCTTGGCGATGTCGGTCGAATAACGCGTCGAACGCGCGTTCTCCGGCAAAGTGGTGTACCCGATCTGATTGTTGATGATAATGTGGACGGTCCCTTCGGTTCTGTATCCCTCCAATTGTGAAAGATTGAGGGTCTCGGCAACCACGCCCTGACCGGCAAATGCCGAATCTCCATGAATCAGCAGCGGCAGCACCTGGTTCCGGGGTGCGGGTGTCAGGGCATCCTGCCGGGCGTAGGCAATGCCTTCCACCACCGGATCGACCGATTCCAGATGGCTGGGATTGTTCACCAGAAACGCTCGAACCTTGCGCTGATTGGCCAGCGTGAGGTCGGCGAGAAAACCGTTGTGATACTTGACATCCCCGGCCCCCATCAGGCTTTCGGGGTCGTAGCTGTTGATGAACTCCCGGAATATCTCCTCATAATGCTTGCCCAGGATGTTGGTCAGCACGTTCAAACGCCCCCGATGGGCCATCCCGAGGATAATCTCGGTCACCCCCTGTTCCGACGCGTGAAGGAAAAGGGCATCCATCGCGGCAATCAGGGCATCTGCACCCTCGAGGGAGAAACGGGTCTGGCCCGTGTACTTTTTGTGCAGAAAACTCTCGAAAAACGCCGACTGATAGAGCTTGGTGATGATACGCCGCTTATCCTCCGCTGAAAATACCGGCTGGTTTCGGATCGGCTCCATTCGGTCCTGAAGCCAACGGCGCTCCTCCGGATCCTGGAGGTGCATGTATTCCACCCCAACGGATCGGCAATACGTTTCCCGAAGTTCCC harbors:
- a CDS encoding 2-oxoglutarate dehydrogenase E1 component, which translates into the protein MIDISETMNMAYIDRQYQLWKNDPDAVERDWRIFFKGFETAGGLDLKTVVRADEGLSRPDTDLPEEACTIDKTLLQSRVEALKYRYRDMGHLLACLDPLVACPTDHPLLNISAVGLSPEDLDTAFYTRRFSKTLTAPLKDIIRELRETYCRSVGVEYMHLQDPEERRWLQDRMEPIRNQPVFSAEDKRRIITKLYQSAFFESFLHKKYTGQTRFSLEGADALIAAMDALFLHASEQGVTEIILGMAHRGRLNVLTNILGKHYEEIFREFINSYDPESLMGAGDVKYHNGFLADLTLANQRKVRAFLVNNPSHLESVDPVVEGIAYARQDALTPAPRNQVLPLLIHGDSAFAGQGVVAETLNLSQLEGYRTEGTVHIIINNQIGYTTLPENARSTRYSTDIAKMLMVPIFHVHGENPEAVIHVIKLAFDYRMAFGKDVIVDMVCYRRFGHNEGDEPYFTQPAMYERIRERPPLYKIYGEKMVDDGEIDDSGLAEIENGLVTCLEEGFSAAQDNPRIFPVPRFYENWSDYHGDYSFAPVDTAVSQKSLKALAAAVNTPPSGFAVHPKLERLLGKRLESVESGRDIDWANAESLAFASLLSEGHHVRLSGQDSARGTFSQRHSILVDVKTGEFHVPLTGVCRKKAVFSVFNSALSEAGVLGFEYGYSMIRPAGLTLWEAQFGDFVNNAQGIVDLYIVSGETKWQRRSGLVMLLPHGWEGLGPEHSSARMERFLQLCAHDNIQVCNPTTPAQYFHLLRRQAKSSWRKPLVLMTPKSLLRHPRAVSRIDDFSRGTFQEVIDDDAAVEKARRVIFCSGKIYYQLLERRETLKAYDIAIVRVEQFYPFPREKLERIVGKYRKADQWCWVQEGPVNMEGWSFMAPRLKEIVGTDPTYIGRPASASPATGFANIYKQEQSLLPDKAVGQLSGVQTG